The following coding sequences lie in one Thalassoglobus polymorphus genomic window:
- a CDS encoding amidohydrolase, translating to MKSVLQTFAVLIVALHCSVCSAQTVEEWTEANLDSLVKLYMHLHKHPELSFQEEETSKRIAAEWEKAGFEVTSNVGGFGVVAILKNGDGPTLMLRTDLDALPVKEETGLEYASKVTVTNEDGSKTGVMHACGHDIHMTNLVGVARYLASCQDRWQGTLMLIGQPAEERVAGAKAMLEDGLFTRFPKPDFGVALHVGSDIAAGKVGYRAGYALANVDSVDITVKGRGGHGSAPHTTVDPIIQAAELVVALQSIVSREVKPIEPAVITVGSIHSGTKHNIISDECKLQLTVRSYSSEVRQQLLEAIERKAKAVAIGHRAPPPVVKFSEGTPSLYNDDDLTAKLSSVFVRTLGVDKVEQVDPVMGAEDFSLYGKAGVPILMYRLGSVSQRRLDQLSMAGRTPPSLHSAAYYPDFELTLQTGIATMSNVALELLPRQ from the coding sequence ATGAAGTCTGTTCTGCAAACATTCGCCGTTCTGATCGTTGCTCTCCACTGTTCGGTCTGTAGTGCCCAAACTGTGGAAGAATGGACGGAAGCGAACTTGGATTCGCTCGTCAAACTCTACATGCACTTGCACAAGCATCCAGAGCTCTCCTTTCAAGAAGAGGAAACATCAAAACGAATTGCCGCAGAATGGGAAAAAGCGGGTTTCGAAGTCACATCCAACGTCGGTGGCTTTGGGGTTGTTGCCATCCTTAAAAACGGAGATGGACCGACGCTCATGCTGCGAACGGATCTCGATGCCCTTCCGGTGAAAGAAGAGACCGGATTGGAATATGCCTCAAAGGTGACTGTCACGAATGAGGACGGCAGCAAGACAGGTGTCATGCATGCTTGTGGTCACGACATTCACATGACAAATCTGGTCGGCGTGGCTCGGTATCTTGCCAGCTGCCAGGACCGCTGGCAGGGAACTTTGATGCTGATCGGCCAACCAGCAGAAGAGCGTGTTGCGGGTGCGAAAGCGATGCTCGAAGATGGCCTGTTCACAAGGTTTCCCAAACCTGATTTTGGAGTCGCGTTACATGTTGGTTCAGATATCGCAGCCGGGAAAGTTGGCTACCGGGCAGGATATGCCTTGGCGAATGTCGACAGTGTTGACATCACAGTGAAAGGTCGCGGCGGTCACGGTTCCGCTCCACACACCACCGTCGACCCGATTATCCAAGCGGCTGAATTGGTCGTCGCCCTGCAGTCGATTGTCAGCCGCGAAGTCAAACCGATCGAGCCCGCAGTGATTACAGTCGGCTCCATTCATAGTGGTACCAAGCACAACATCATCAGCGATGAATGCAAACTGCAACTGACTGTCAGAAGTTATTCGTCCGAAGTTCGCCAGCAGTTGTTAGAAGCAATTGAGCGAAAAGCGAAAGCTGTCGCCATCGGACACCGAGCTCCCCCACCAGTAGTGAAATTTTCGGAAGGAACCCCTTCACTGTATAACGACGATGACCTCACCGCAAAATTAAGCTCTGTATTTGTACGCACTTTGGGGGTAGACAAAGTCGAGCAGGTTGACCCCGTCATGGGGGCGGAAGACTTCAGCTTATACGGCAAAGCAGGAGTTCCGATTCTGATGTACCGGTTGGGCAGCGTCAGCCAACGACGACTGGATCAGCTCAGTATGGCAGGTCGAACACCACCATCGTTGCATTCGGCAGCCTACTATCCCGATTTCGAACTGACCCTGCAAACTGGCATCGCAACAATGTCGAACGTCGCTCTGGAACTCTTGCCACGTCAATGA
- a CDS encoding CynX/NimT family MFS transporter — MSKLHFPLYERFIIKSTDQKVGVPPVLTPEPLPVHPVQRQSRSADLLLLVGILLVAINLRPALASVGPLIEDIRRATGLSNSQLGLLTTLPLIAFGVISSLTPLFTRRLGIGGTLLMALVLLVMGTSMRAIAWLPALYVGTLLVGIAIAFGNVLMPSLTKRNFSSHSGFVTSLYSSAMALGASLAAGFSVPLAVEMNLGWRGALGVWSIPAMIALIVWLPQVRRLTRSEPNRSFQKAMKHLGGSALAWQVALFMGLQSLTFYVVLAWLPAILMSRGYDATYSGWMLSLSQAMGIFGSLIIPTLAGRTTDQRGIVLCLALIESVGLAGLLLDQTGWIALWASLIGFVLGGSFGLALLFIVLRSSGTETATELSGFAQSIGYMVAAVGPLLFGVLFDLTQSWTWSFLFLFAVGVIKLGMGWGAGSPQTLE; from the coding sequence ATGTCGAAGCTTCATTTTCCCCTATACGAAAGATTCATCATCAAAAGTACAGACCAAAAAGTGGGCGTGCCCCCTGTATTGACGCCCGAACCGTTGCCTGTGCATCCTGTGCAGCGTCAGTCACGATCTGCCGATCTTTTGTTGCTTGTCGGAATCCTGCTGGTTGCTATTAACTTGCGGCCGGCACTGGCAAGCGTCGGCCCGTTGATCGAAGATATCCGCCGGGCGACAGGTCTCTCCAATTCTCAACTAGGATTGTTGACCACGCTGCCGTTGATCGCATTTGGCGTCATCTCCTCTTTAACACCTCTGTTTACGAGGCGATTGGGGATTGGAGGCACATTACTGATGGCGTTGGTGTTGTTAGTCATGGGGACTTCCATGCGGGCCATCGCTTGGCTGCCTGCGCTCTATGTCGGGACTCTACTTGTGGGGATTGCGATCGCGTTCGGCAACGTGCTTATGCCGAGCTTAACAAAACGCAACTTTTCTTCGCATTCCGGATTCGTAACCAGTCTCTATTCGAGTGCAATGGCGTTAGGGGCATCACTGGCTGCAGGGTTCAGCGTTCCGTTGGCGGTTGAAATGAATCTGGGCTGGCGAGGCGCATTGGGCGTGTGGTCGATCCCCGCGATGATCGCCCTGATTGTTTGGTTACCGCAGGTTCGGCGCCTTACGAGATCAGAACCGAATCGAAGTTTCCAAAAGGCAATGAAGCATCTTGGAGGTTCGGCTTTGGCCTGGCAGGTCGCGCTGTTTATGGGCTTGCAATCGCTGACTTTTTATGTAGTTCTGGCATGGTTGCCAGCGATTTTGATGAGCCGGGGTTACGACGCGACATATTCCGGATGGATGTTGTCTTTGTCGCAAGCGATGGGGATTTTCGGTTCGCTGATCATTCCCACACTCGCGGGAAGAACAACTGACCAGCGCGGTATTGTCCTTTGTTTAGCGTTGATTGAGTCCGTCGGACTTGCCGGACTTTTGCTGGATCAGACGGGGTGGATTGCACTCTGGGCTTCGCTCATTGGTTTCGTGCTGGGAGGCTCGTTCGGATTGGCGTTGTTGTTCATCGTGCTTCGATCTAGCGGCACGGAAACCGCGACAGAACTTTCCGGATTCGCACAGTCCATCGGCTACATGGTTGCAGCGGTCGGCCCGTTGCTGTTTGGTGTACTCTTTGATTTAACGCAGAGCTGGACTTGGTCCTTTCTCTTTTTGTTCGCAGTTGGAGTCATAAAACTTGGGATGGGCTGGGGAGCCGGTTCACCGCAAACTCTCGAGTGA
- a CDS encoding DUF1501 domain-containing protein, which yields MNSGLPRREFLRTGLNGFAALSLPSLLQLQAQAKPQAAERTAVILVWLRGGASHLETFDPKPNAPSDYRGPFSPISTNIPGIQIGELLPRLAQRAHQYTLVRSLSHTGGGHPAGSLQMLSGDPDAADKRTPKYPDWMSIANSIRSDQAREIPNYIAVNPVDRYDSFTIAGPTYLGPGFGPFQITGDPSHPEFQVPNIGLSSHAQRETLQSRVSLRRGLDRLQDGLDQSGLMQSLGQFETQAMELLLSSKAREAFDLSREPQEIRERYGMHRWGQQCLMARRLVEAGVDIITTEFDGPLCGRVANWDDHAVNHHVFDALQFRAPYFDQAVSALIEDVYARGLSKRVLVVVTGEFGRTPRISHVASSGAGVASSPAGTVQPGRDHWPRAGSMLFAGGGITTGNVIGATDAKGEDPISERVGPEDFLATIYHHLGIDIDQTIEDFSGRPTPIIRSGKPIPGLT from the coding sequence ATGAACAGCGGTTTGCCTCGGCGCGAGTTTTTGCGAACCGGATTGAACGGGTTTGCCGCATTAAGCTTGCCGTCCCTTCTTCAACTACAGGCCCAAGCGAAGCCACAAGCTGCCGAGCGGACAGCTGTCATCTTAGTTTGGTTGCGAGGTGGAGCGAGTCACCTTGAAACATTCGACCCAAAGCCGAACGCTCCCAGCGATTACCGTGGTCCATTCTCACCCATTTCGACGAATATCCCGGGTATTCAGATTGGAGAACTTCTCCCACGACTCGCTCAGCGTGCTCACCAATATACGCTTGTTCGCTCACTCTCGCATACTGGAGGTGGTCACCCGGCAGGTTCGCTGCAAATGCTGTCCGGCGACCCAGATGCAGCTGATAAGCGGACACCGAAGTATCCCGACTGGATGTCGATCGCGAATTCTATTCGGTCGGATCAAGCACGTGAAATTCCGAACTATATTGCTGTCAATCCAGTGGATCGCTACGACAGTTTCACAATTGCTGGCCCGACGTACTTAGGCCCTGGGTTTGGACCATTTCAAATCACCGGTGATCCGAGCCACCCTGAATTTCAAGTTCCGAACATTGGGCTCAGCAGTCACGCTCAGCGAGAGACGTTGCAAAGTCGTGTCAGCCTGCGGCGCGGTCTCGATCGTCTGCAAGATGGTCTCGACCAATCGGGACTCATGCAGTCTCTTGGTCAGTTTGAAACACAAGCCATGGAGTTGTTATTGAGTTCGAAGGCTCGCGAAGCATTTGATTTGTCTCGTGAACCTCAAGAAATTCGAGAGCGGTATGGTATGCACCGATGGGGGCAGCAGTGTCTGATGGCGAGGCGTCTCGTCGAAGCTGGTGTCGATATCATTACAACCGAGTTTGACGGCCCGTTGTGCGGACGTGTGGCGAACTGGGATGACCATGCTGTCAATCACCATGTGTTCGACGCTTTACAGTTTCGCGCACCTTATTTTGATCAGGCGGTTTCAGCGCTGATCGAAGATGTCTATGCACGAGGATTAAGCAAACGTGTGCTCGTCGTGGTGACTGGCGAATTTGGTCGCACACCTCGGATCAGTCATGTAGCCAGTAGCGGCGCTGGTGTCGCAAGTAGTCCCGCTGGAACGGTTCAGCCAGGTCGAGATCACTGGCCACGAGCGGGGTCGATGCTTTTTGCCGGTGGGGGAATCACAACAGGAAACGTGATCGGCGCGACTGACGCAAAAGGGGAAGATCCGATCTCTGAGAGAGTCGGTCCGGAAGATTTTCTCGCAACAATTTATCATCACCTTGGTATCGACATTGATCAAACCATTGAGGATTTTTCTGGTCGCCCAACTCCGATTATTCGATCAGGCAAGCCCATTCCCGGGTTGACTTGA
- a CDS encoding LuxR C-terminal-related transcriptional regulator, translating into MSSIPKSVVLVDNHPVVVDSLTNRLNASGDFNVVASVSNSDKAFFDIMERVPDIVVMEMELPGRGATAVAEQVLQRLPATKIVVFTSYDADIYLDFALKVGVSGYILKTEPLDVLVEGLKSVCTGEKVYSASILDRLDFDPDQGEYFVKTHSYLSTLTLRQLQVLRHLVRGESVKEVAKTMTLSERAIESHKYRIMQKLGIHDRVELARFAIREGLMPA; encoded by the coding sequence ATGAGCTCCATTCCCAAAAGCGTTGTATTGGTTGATAACCACCCAGTAGTCGTCGATTCATTAACGAATCGCTTAAATGCGAGTGGGGACTTCAATGTCGTCGCATCTGTCAGCAATTCGGATAAGGCGTTCTTTGACATCATGGAGCGTGTGCCTGACATTGTGGTCATGGAAATGGAACTCCCCGGCAGAGGAGCGACTGCCGTTGCGGAGCAGGTGTTGCAACGGCTTCCTGCTACTAAAATTGTGGTTTTCACAAGCTACGATGCGGACATCTATTTAGACTTCGCTCTGAAGGTTGGGGTCTCAGGATACATTCTAAAGACAGAGCCACTGGACGTTTTGGTCGAGGGGTTGAAGTCGGTTTGCACCGGAGAAAAAGTTTACTCGGCCAGTATTCTGGATCGGCTGGATTTCGATCCTGATCAGGGAGAATATTTCGTTAAAACGCATTCTTACCTCTCCACGTTGACGCTTCGGCAGTTGCAGGTGTTGCGGCATCTGGTGCGAGGTGAAAGCGTGAAAGAAGTTGCGAAGACGATGACGCTTTCTGAGCGAGCCATTGAAAGTCACAAGTATCGAATTATGCAGAAACTTGGAATTCACGACCGTGTCGAACTTGCACGCTTCGCAATACGTGAAGGGCTAATGCCTGCTTGA
- a CDS encoding SUMF1/EgtB/PvdO family nonheme iron enzyme, protein MKVYQKSLRIHRNGMSRLDVVIVVLVLTLLVSLASPWVLRLREQARQTACANNMKQLVAGMRAYHDTHASLPPAAVWDVNATYSLALHESDRVERISRENWLQLILPQIGESDLAAQFDSTVPIGHVNNEQARTTWVGEFKCPSDTFHREDSPHHFYPVVGEDQYIEFARGNYAINGGTHNYELTPPSTQGPQGDFCHLVMSEEPRRYEMWGNGIAGINKSFSFDDITNGQSTTIALEEIRSGVHELDPRGVWALGQVGGSITWGHGVNGDTFSPNNQDFRADDILRAKELHQAVGSDQIEALGMPTCSYVDRNQQSTARSMHQGGVNVAFVDGSVKFISDNIDPGLWHVLHSRETPPEELSDWELLADMSNFAEASTTRRSSLMDIPHTYTNSFGMKFVRIPAGTYEMGLANNDRNLGSPICPTHEVEISRDFLISIYEVTHEQFAMAENQEIESASDIATLPITNVTWYEAQTFCERISKANPNFLYRLPTEAEWEYVCRGGSTEPYDWNLTRQPNDQSGDAAGITPWLPLTPVGNYPSNTYGVYDMRGNAWEWTHDWFDRDYYQRSRKTNPFGPELGFIKVVRGSDWRFIGEPCLLDYPMQPPWKKNPFVGFRVVCEPTDSSLEDPK, encoded by the coding sequence ATGAAGGTTTATCAAAAGTCTCTTCGGATTCATCGAAACGGTATGTCGCGACTGGATGTTGTCATCGTCGTCTTGGTTCTCACTTTATTGGTGTCGTTGGCTTCACCATGGGTTCTCCGCTTGCGGGAACAAGCCAGACAGACTGCATGTGCCAACAATATGAAACAGTTAGTGGCTGGCATGCGGGCTTATCACGACACGCATGCCAGTTTGCCACCGGCAGCGGTCTGGGATGTGAACGCTACTTACTCGTTGGCCCTCCACGAATCGGATCGTGTTGAACGGATCTCACGGGAAAACTGGCTGCAATTGATTCTGCCTCAAATTGGCGAATCGGACCTCGCTGCTCAATTCGACTCGACTGTTCCGATCGGGCATGTCAACAACGAGCAGGCCCGAACGACGTGGGTTGGTGAATTCAAATGTCCCAGTGACACCTTTCATCGTGAGGACAGCCCCCATCACTTTTATCCCGTTGTGGGTGAAGACCAGTATATTGAATTCGCACGGGGCAATTACGCGATCAATGGAGGGACCCATAATTATGAACTCACTCCTCCATCGACGCAGGGACCGCAAGGAGATTTCTGTCACTTGGTCATGTCTGAGGAACCCAGACGCTACGAGATGTGGGGCAACGGGATTGCGGGGATCAACAAATCGTTTTCCTTCGACGATATCACAAATGGTCAGTCGACAACGATCGCATTAGAAGAAATTCGATCTGGAGTCCACGAACTCGACCCACGTGGCGTCTGGGCTCTCGGTCAAGTGGGGGGCAGCATCACTTGGGGCCACGGTGTTAATGGAGACACGTTCAGCCCCAACAATCAAGACTTTCGCGCTGACGACATCCTGCGGGCGAAAGAACTGCATCAAGCGGTCGGTTCTGATCAGATCGAAGCCCTGGGAATGCCCACATGTTCGTATGTTGATCGAAATCAGCAATCGACCGCCCGAAGCATGCATCAAGGTGGTGTGAATGTGGCATTCGTTGACGGCTCGGTCAAATTTATTTCCGACAACATCGATCCGGGTCTGTGGCATGTTCTGCATTCACGAGAAACGCCGCCAGAAGAACTCTCTGATTGGGAACTTCTCGCCGATATGTCGAATTTCGCGGAAGCTTCGACGACTCGCCGAAGCTCGTTGATGGATATTCCTCATACCTACACAAATTCGTTCGGGATGAAATTCGTGAGAATTCCTGCTGGAACCTACGAAATGGGATTGGCGAACAATGATCGAAATCTCGGCTCGCCAATCTGCCCAACTCATGAAGTCGAAATCAGCCGTGATTTCTTGATTTCCATCTACGAAGTCACGCATGAACAATTCGCAATGGCGGAAAACCAGGAAATCGAATCTGCTTCAGACATCGCGACATTGCCGATCACCAACGTCACTTGGTACGAAGCTCAGACATTCTGTGAACGAATCAGCAAGGCCAATCCCAACTTTCTGTACCGACTTCCAACTGAAGCGGAATGGGAATATGTCTGCCGCGGAGGCAGTACAGAGCCCTACGATTGGAATCTAACGCGACAACCAAATGATCAAAGTGGCGACGCAGCCGGAATAACTCCGTGGCTACCGTTGACGCCAGTCGGCAACTATCCGTCGAATACATATGGTGTTTATGACATGCGCGGCAACGCTTGGGAGTGGACGCACGACTGGTTCGACCGCGACTATTACCAACGATCACGCAAGACCAATCCCTTCGGCCCTGAACTCGGCTTCATCAAAGTTGTTCGCGGCAGCGACTGGCGGTTCATCGGCGAACCTTGCCTGCTCGACTACCCCATGCAGCCCCCCTGGAAGAAAAACCCCTTCGTCGGTTTCCGAGTCGTGTGTGAACCCACAGATTCGAGCTTGGAAGATCCGAAATAA
- a CDS encoding transposase — MLTLRDHHSGDLFDPWEYLGLKRRRLLDRSWAGVFRDYLLKQLPVRELAAEFRDDFGRPTKDLYVALGALILQQLHDFTDQQTTEAIALNIAWHYALDIRQDSDAYLCERTLRNYRKKVLDAGFDQVLFRTLTDKLIEEIGVDTSKQRLDSTAVRSAIRGLTRLGILVEATSKFLRELKRMHPEQYSLVDPEMIRKYVTRTGDGCFGDTRPSESKKRITEAAEDVFKLIGLFQNAECSNLESFQLLQQIFHEQCEVSDSAAESVTVRPPSKTECDGVINPADPDARYNKHRGTGYLVQIMETYEEDSEEPDVSNTPKPDLITHVAVDPLTMHDKDALPPAFNDTEQRGIKPQTLLADSHYGSTECIENGCERDVEIVSPAQTPKGKLQGKFTLEDFEVDEEGCITCCPTGQQPSETSVSGVRLQVIFSKETCEGDLLHFSGPFFMRKSMASSGQASLAR; from the coding sequence ATGCTTACTCTACGCGACCATCACAGCGGTGATCTGTTTGATCCTTGGGAATATCTAGGGCTCAAACGAAGACGTCTTCTTGATCGGAGTTGGGCCGGAGTTTTCAGGGACTATTTGCTGAAGCAGCTTCCCGTCCGTGAGCTTGCTGCCGAATTCCGTGATGATTTTGGGCGTCCGACGAAGGATCTCTACGTCGCCCTGGGGGCATTGATTCTTCAGCAACTCCATGATTTCACCGATCAGCAAACCACCGAAGCGATCGCGTTGAATATCGCTTGGCATTACGCGTTGGATATCAGACAAGATTCTGACGCCTACCTCTGCGAGCGAACACTTCGCAACTATCGCAAGAAAGTACTGGATGCTGGCTTTGATCAAGTTCTTTTCCGCACGCTGACAGACAAACTCATTGAGGAGATTGGCGTCGATACAAGCAAGCAACGTCTTGATTCAACAGCGGTGCGATCAGCCATTCGTGGATTAACGAGGCTGGGAATTTTGGTCGAGGCAACGAGCAAGTTTCTGCGAGAGCTAAAACGAATGCATCCTGAGCAATATTCGTTGGTCGATCCAGAAATGATTCGTAAGTATGTCACTCGAACAGGTGACGGTTGCTTTGGCGACACACGGCCCAGTGAATCCAAAAAGCGGATCACGGAAGCTGCCGAAGATGTCTTTAAGCTCATCGGGCTCTTTCAAAATGCGGAATGTTCGAATTTGGAAAGCTTCCAGTTACTGCAACAAATCTTTCACGAGCAGTGTGAGGTTTCTGATTCCGCTGCAGAGTCCGTCACAGTGCGGCCACCAAGTAAAACGGAATGTGATGGGGTGATCAATCCCGCTGATCCCGATGCCCGCTACAACAAACATCGTGGCACAGGTTATCTCGTGCAGATTATGGAAACGTATGAAGAAGATTCCGAGGAGCCGGATGTCTCAAACACGCCCAAACCTGATCTGATCACTCACGTGGCTGTCGATCCGTTAACGATGCACGATAAAGACGCTCTGCCTCCTGCGTTCAATGACACTGAGCAACGTGGTATCAAGCCGCAGACGCTTCTTGCCGACTCGCACTATGGATCGACTGAGTGTATCGAAAACGGATGTGAGCGCGATGTTGAAATCGTCTCGCCGGCGCAGACGCCCAAGGGAAAGTTGCAGGGCAAGTTCACGCTTGAAGACTTTGAGGTCGATGAAGAAGGATGCATCACATGCTGTCCCACAGGACAGCAGCCATCAGAGACAAGCGTTTCTGGAGTTCGTCTCCAGGTTATTTTTTCGAAGGAGACATGTGAAGGTGACCTGCTCCACTTTTCTGGGCCATTCTTTATGAGAAAATCAATGGCTTCATCTGGCCAGGCTAGCCTGGCCAGATGA
- a CDS encoding IS3 family transposase (programmed frameshift), which translates to MKKSQFTDQQIAFALKQAETGTPIEEVCRKLGISQQTFYRWKKKFAGLGTEELRRLKSLEEENKRLKSLVADLSLDKQILQDVLFKKALKPARLRECVEGAKSCYRISERRACVLVGLARSSHRYQSTKDEQVALRMRLKELAAIRVHYGYRRLHILLRREGWEVNAKRVYRIYREERLSLRTKTPRRRVSCRTRINDCWAMDFMSDELFDGRQIRLLTIVDHFTRESLAIEVGQRMRGKEVVSVLEDLACDRTLPKTIRVDNGPEFTSKILDQWAYANGVTLDFSRPGKPTDNAFIESFNGSVRAECLNENWFLSLDDAKKKTEAWRVDYNEHRPHSALGNLAPKDFASSGQASLAR; encoded by the exons ATGAAGAAGAGTCAATTTACCGATCAGCAGATTGCTTTTGCACTCAAGCAAGCCGAGACTGGCACACCAATCGAAGAGGTTTGTCGCAAGCTCGGAATTAGCCAGCAGACGTTCTATCGTTGGAAGAAGAAGTTTGCTGGGCTCGGCACGGAGGAGCTTCGCCGCTTGAAATCTTTGGAGGAAGAGAACAAGCGTTTGAAGTCGCTGGTGGCAGATCTGAGCCTGGACAAGCAGATCTTACAGGATGTCCTTT TCAAAAAAGCTCTAAAGCCTGCCCGCCTTCGTGAATGCGTCGAAGGAGCCAAGTCGTGCTATCGAATCAGTGAGCGACGTGCTTGCGTTTTGGTTGGCTTGGCTCGTTCAAGTCATCGATATCAATCCACGAAGGATGAGCAGGTCGCTCTACGAATGCGTTTGAAGGAGTTGGCAGCCATTCGAGTTCACTACGGATATCGGCGACTTCACATTTTGCTGCGTCGTGAAGGCTGGGAGGTGAATGCCAAGCGTGTGTATCGGATCTACCGCGAGGAAAGGCTGAGTCTGCGAACCAAGACTCCCAGGCGTCGAGTGAGTTGCCGGACACGCATTAACGACTGCTGGGCGATGGATTTCATGTCTGACGAACTCTTTGATGGCCGCCAGATTCGTCTGTTGACGATAGTCGATCACTTTACTCGTGAGAGTCTTGCGATCGAGGTTGGCCAGCGAATGCGAGGCAAGGAGGTTGTCTCAGTCCTGGAGGACTTGGCTTGTGATCGCACGTTGCCAAAAACGATTCGTGTGGACAACGGCCCCGAGTTCACATCGAAAATTTTAGACCAGTGGGCGTATGCCAATGGAGTGACACTCGACTTCAGTAGACCCGGAAAACCCACGGATAACGCATTCATTGAATCCTTCAACGGAAGCGTGCGGGCAGAGTGTCTGAATGAAAATTGGTTCTTGTCGCTTGACGACGCGAAGAAGAAGACAGAAGCTTGGCGCGTTGACTACAACGAACATCGACCCCACAGCGCTTTGGGCAACCTGGCCCCCAAAGATTTCGCTTCATCTGGCCAGGCTAGCCTGGCCAGATGA
- a CDS encoding glycosyltransferase family 39 protein, whose amino-acid sequence MSIAKFTSNNRVTGWIVAALLLVHAGLLAYSATRHSPTLNEPGHLVAGLSHWKFGRFELYRVNPPLVCMVAALPVMAAGYEEDWGGFYERPGARPVFGMGADFIKANGERSIWLFTIARWACIPFSLIGGLFCFFWSRELWGNNLAGLISLTLWCFEPNILAHGELITPDCAATSLGLGAGYFFWRWLKQPSWERAGLAGLLFGLSQLTKTTWIILFGLWPLLWLIWLYFSKPQPKQELAPQVSFKTQALQLGSMLMICSQKTDPF is encoded by the coding sequence TTGTCGATTGCGAAATTTACATCGAATAATCGTGTTACCGGCTGGATTGTGGCAGCGTTACTTCTGGTCCACGCCGGACTGTTGGCGTATTCCGCCACGCGGCACAGTCCCACTCTCAATGAGCCGGGGCACTTGGTTGCGGGGCTGAGTCACTGGAAGTTTGGACGGTTTGAACTTTACCGCGTCAATCCTCCGTTGGTCTGCATGGTCGCTGCTCTGCCAGTAATGGCAGCGGGATACGAAGAAGACTGGGGCGGGTTTTATGAACGACCTGGCGCACGGCCCGTTTTCGGAATGGGGGCGGACTTCATCAAAGCAAATGGAGAACGCTCCATCTGGCTGTTTACGATTGCACGTTGGGCGTGTATCCCGTTCAGTTTGATTGGCGGACTGTTTTGTTTCTTCTGGTCACGTGAACTCTGGGGGAATAATCTGGCAGGGTTGATCTCTCTGACGCTCTGGTGCTTTGAACCCAATATCCTCGCCCACGGAGAACTCATCACGCCCGACTGCGCAGCCACCAGCTTGGGTTTGGGGGCAGGCTATTTCTTTTGGAGATGGCTCAAACAGCCCAGTTGGGAACGCGCCGGTCTCGCGGGACTTTTGTTCGGATTATCGCAACTCACGAAAACGACCTGGATTATTCTTTTTGGTTTGTGGCCGTTGCTGTGGTTGATCTGGCTTTACTTCTCTAAACCTCAGCCTAAGCAAGAACTAGCTCCTCAAGTGAGTTTCAAAACTCAGGCTCTGCAACTGGGCAGCATGCTGATGATCTGCTCCCAAAAAACTGATCCATTCTAA
- a CDS encoding LexA family protein — protein sequence MPRWPQELTKKQERICRFVDRYWNQNGIAPSFSDIAEELGLTDRSHARQSVGLIAKKGFVEMQPGIPRSLKLTDRWRQFLNRRLDEQTNPVVDEVAQDEPDLFEGWSSDDWAQLRSVRGVGGALTREGVVEEATKINENRDVRQMFESLLTVGATREQLVMWIKEKYQEIDAREWRKNRRKG from the coding sequence ATGCCGCGTTGGCCACAAGAACTGACGAAAAAGCAGGAGCGGATTTGCCGCTTCGTCGATCGGTATTGGAACCAAAACGGGATCGCCCCTTCGTTTTCAGACATTGCGGAGGAGTTGGGGCTGACTGACCGTTCGCATGCTCGACAGAGCGTGGGGTTGATCGCGAAGAAGGGGTTTGTCGAGATGCAGCCGGGCATACCCCGGTCGCTGAAGCTCACCGATCGTTGGAGGCAGTTTCTCAATCGTCGATTAGATGAGCAAACAAACCCTGTGGTTGACGAGGTGGCGCAGGATGAGCCGGACCTGTTCGAAGGCTGGAGTTCCGACGACTGGGCACAGCTGCGGAGCGTGCGCGGGGTTGGTGGAGCACTGACTCGCGAAGGAGTCGTCGAGGAAGCAACGAAGATCAACGAGAACCGCGACGTCCGCCAGATGTTCGAATCGCTGTTGACTGTGGGGGCGACCCGCGAGCAGCTCGTGATGTGGATCAAGGAAAAGTATCAGGAAATTGACGCCAGGGAGTGGAGAAAGAATCGCCGGAAGGGATGA